One part of the Streptomyces sp. NBC_00286 genome encodes these proteins:
- the ctaF gene encoding aa3-type cytochrome oxidase subunit IV, giving the protein MKTEAVLFAGVAAFFAVTAGSYGWFAADPAGTAVLIVAFVMASLVSFFLAVQYRRRGRRPQDRRDAEVAPSTGPVEFLPPDSPWPITVAAGFIIVALGVVFGLWLLLIGLGVLTLGVLGMVFEHAGRQDSRESSADRPR; this is encoded by the coding sequence ATGAAAACGGAAGCCGTGCTCTTCGCCGGTGTGGCGGCGTTCTTCGCGGTCACGGCCGGGAGTTATGGCTGGTTCGCGGCCGACCCGGCCGGAACCGCCGTCCTGATCGTGGCCTTTGTCATGGCATCACTGGTGTCCTTCTTCCTCGCCGTCCAGTACCGGCGGCGCGGGCGCCGGCCGCAGGACCGCAGGGACGCCGAAGTGGCTCCGAGCACCGGCCCGGTGGAGTTCCTTCCGCCTGACAGCCCCTGGCCGATCACCGTCGCGGCCGGCTTCATCATCGTGGCGCTGGGTGTCGTGTTCGGGCTGTGGCTGCTACTGATCGGCCTCGGAGTGCTGACGCTGGGTGTCCTCGGCATGGTCTTCGAACACGCGGGGCGTCAGGATTCGCGCGAATCGTCCGCCGATCGGCCACGCTGA
- the qcrB gene encoding cytochrome bc1 complex cytochrome b subunit yields MRRAARRTAFALDGRLPVGEAGGLLRKAFPSHWSFYLGELALYSFVVLFLTGIYLTLFFKPSMTEVVYNGSYTPLNGIRMSEAFASTLDISFDVRGGLLIRQMHHWAALVFVAAIGVHMLRIFFTGAFRRPREGNWLIGVTLFLLAIAEGFAGYSLPDDLLSGTGMRIAQGIMLSIPVVGTYVAMFAFGGEFPGEEIIGRLYSLHILLLPGLLLALVTVHLILVFYLKHTQWAGPGKTNRNVVGKPMVPHFATSSSGLFFMVFGVLVGMGGLAQINPVWVYGPYRPDQVSTGAQPDWYVGFLEGALRLIPPWETVIAGHTLMWNVLLPAVVLPAALFAVLYAYPFFEAWVTDDRREHHLCDRPRDRPVRTGFGVAGVVFYGVLLLAGGNDIVALTFRVSLEALTWVLRVAVIVLPVVAFLVTKRVCVALRDAEQERLTKGVETGEVRQTVEGGYTESHRPVESEERHILMRGSLPVAPPREPDASAGKVARLRAALHTWYAASAHPQPDDAEEGSLVESAARRPAQRGRSADDSRES; encoded by the coding sequence ATGCGGCGGGCGGCGCGCCGGACCGCCTTTGCGCTCGACGGACGGTTGCCGGTCGGTGAGGCCGGTGGATTGCTGCGCAAGGCCTTCCCCAGTCACTGGTCCTTTTATCTGGGTGAACTGGCCCTCTACAGCTTTGTCGTCCTCTTTCTGACCGGGATCTACCTCACGCTGTTCTTCAAGCCGTCCATGACGGAGGTCGTCTACAACGGTTCGTACACCCCGCTGAACGGCATCCGGATGTCGGAGGCTTTCGCTTCCACCCTGGACATCAGCTTCGATGTACGCGGTGGTCTGCTGATCCGTCAGATGCACCACTGGGCAGCCCTCGTGTTCGTGGCGGCGATCGGGGTGCACATGCTGCGTATCTTCTTCACCGGGGCTTTCCGTAGGCCCCGGGAGGGGAACTGGTTGATCGGTGTCACGCTGTTCCTGCTCGCCATCGCGGAGGGATTCGCCGGTTACTCGCTGCCCGATGACCTGCTCTCCGGAACCGGCATGCGGATCGCCCAGGGCATCATGCTGTCGATTCCGGTCGTCGGGACCTACGTCGCGATGTTCGCCTTCGGCGGCGAGTTCCCCGGTGAAGAGATCATCGGCCGACTGTACAGCCTGCATATTCTGCTGCTGCCCGGTCTGCTCTTGGCTCTGGTGACGGTCCATCTGATCCTGGTGTTCTATCTGAAACACACCCAGTGGGCGGGCCCCGGCAAGACCAACCGCAACGTCGTCGGCAAGCCGATGGTCCCGCATTTCGCCACCTCATCCAGCGGGCTGTTCTTCATGGTCTTCGGCGTGCTGGTGGGAATGGGCGGGCTCGCGCAGATCAACCCCGTATGGGTGTACGGGCCCTACCGCCCGGACCAGGTGTCGACCGGCGCGCAGCCCGACTGGTACGTCGGCTTCCTGGAAGGCGCACTGCGGCTGATCCCCCCATGGGAGACGGTGATTGCCGGGCACACGCTGATGTGGAACGTGCTCCTGCCGGCCGTGGTCCTGCCCGCCGCGCTGTTCGCGGTCCTGTACGCGTATCCCTTCTTCGAGGCGTGGGTGACCGATGACCGGCGTGAGCATCATCTGTGCGACCGGCCCCGGGACCGGCCCGTGCGTACCGGCTTCGGTGTCGCAGGGGTCGTCTTCTACGGTGTGCTGCTCCTGGCAGGCGGCAACGACATCGTGGCGCTCACCTTCCGTGTCTCCCTGGAGGCGCTGACCTGGGTGCTGCGCGTGGCCGTGATCGTGCTGCCGGTGGTCGCCTTCCTGGTGACCAAGCGGGTCTGCGTGGCGCTGCGGGACGCCGAACAGGAGCGGCTCACAAAGGGCGTGGAGACCGGTGAGGTACGGCAGACGGTCGAGGGCGGCTACACGGAGAGCCACCGGCCGGTCGAGTCCGAGGAGCGCCACATCCTGATGCGGGGGAGCCTGCCGGTGGCACCGCCCCGGGAGCCGGACGCTTCCGCGGGCAAGGTCGCGCGGCTGCGAGCGGCGCTCCACACGTGGTACGCGGCCTCCGCACACCCCCAGCCGGATGACGCCGAGGAGGGGTCCCTGGTCGAGTCGGCCGCCCGGCGGCCCGCTCAGCGTGGCCGATCGGCGGACGATTCGCGCGAATCCTGA
- a CDS encoding potassium channel family protein, producing MWRLSHRLPFWHRTAGLVGPLGMVAVVGTWALAVVLGWALIYWPHMPESFAFAEGLSPSERADLLDALYVSLVMVGTLGLGDIAPEAGWLRVAAPLEALIGFVLLSATVAWVLELYPALARRRALAVRLALLRHADPDMRLLESSAGATTLDSLAGEVVRVRVDFAQYPEAYYFHDGADRTSLAVMVRHAVLLAERGQAAGRTDVRLTAGVLAAALDDLAKTLDQRHLYNGGSRGRVFAAYAADHRQTRPAAEEATS from the coding sequence ATGTGGAGGCTTTCCCACCGGCTCCCCTTCTGGCATCGGACGGCCGGACTGGTCGGGCCGCTCGGCATGGTCGCCGTCGTCGGGACATGGGCCCTTGCCGTTGTGCTGGGGTGGGCGTTGATCTACTGGCCGCACATGCCGGAATCGTTCGCGTTCGCCGAAGGGCTTTCGCCGTCCGAGCGGGCCGACCTGCTGGACGCTCTGTACGTGTCGCTCGTCATGGTGGGCACCCTGGGGCTGGGGGACATCGCACCGGAAGCAGGGTGGCTCCGCGTCGCAGCGCCGCTGGAGGCCCTGATCGGGTTCGTCCTGTTGTCCGCCACCGTGGCATGGGTGCTGGAGCTCTACCCGGCCCTGGCCCGCAGGAGAGCCCTGGCCGTTCGGCTCGCCCTGCTCCGGCACGCCGACCCGGATATGCGGCTGCTGGAATCGTCCGCAGGCGCGACCACGCTGGACAGCCTGGCCGGGGAAGTCGTGCGTGTCCGCGTCGACTTCGCCCAGTACCCGGAGGCGTACTACTTCCACGATGGCGCGGATCGTACGTCGCTGGCCGTCATGGTGCGCCACGCTGTTCTCCTCGCAGAGCGGGGACAGGCGGCCGGAAGAACGGATGTACGTCTGACGGCCGGTGTACTGGCCGCCGCTTTGGATGATCTGGCCAAGACGCTCGATCAGCGGCATCTGTACAACGGCGGGTCGCGGGGCCGTGTCTTCGCGGCGTACGCCGCCGATCACCGTCAGACCCGCCCCGCCGCCGAGGAAGCCACTAGCTGA
- a CDS encoding DUF2180 family protein — MDCYECVQQGRTVAAVAVCRVCGAAVCADHVRSEGKVLRGPASPGKVTHDRAARQLTCPVCREAEESP; from the coding sequence ATGGACTGCTACGAATGTGTCCAGCAAGGTCGTACGGTGGCCGCGGTCGCTGTATGCCGCGTGTGCGGAGCGGCCGTGTGCGCTGATCACGTGCGCTCCGAGGGCAAGGTACTGCGCGGACCCGCCAGCCCGGGCAAGGTGACCCACGACCGAGCGGCCCGCCAACTGACTTGCCCAGTGTGCCGGGAGGCGGAGGAATCCCCGTAA